The proteins below are encoded in one region of Campylobacter showae:
- the tssM gene encoding type VI secretion system membrane subunit TssM: protein MVKLSLSLISRILSIFKIKGVSIFISLIAISILFWRYSPDIAFSDVYIFANTSSRIIALCIFWLIAFVIFALRATIKFFSSIKDDKRQQIKEIKKISNESVNKAKRNFFISVKDAKNTWKNDIKFKKIPLVMIIGNERAGKSAFINYSNIEYPLGDSLDTYKKIHQSTTNFNLYISKSGALIDTEGIHFAQEVLFNPSSTDELPEDDVEKNKDFLLKKNIWKEFLNFLNKNIFHSKLGGAILIVDTQQFLENPKEYSNDLIRYMVKRVNDCENSLKIKFPIYVVFSKLDLVEGMGDYFKLFKDDVANKAFGLSLPNSFNKDELDNDFKELSRSLLYNIMSKNSLSHSLEDKKRSYLFLKQLDNLFALVSDFALKLKDENSLKNSSPIKGVYFVSAFQENVPINYLVNTVCDRYGVKKPLVRAFNNYSKQSYFVKSLLKDIVFKGHLVNPNLNTSLSAKILNYALIVFICTATYFACSHFLGLKSAKELEAQNAMLSVSTLLDGQRYKDYTPTQKIELLRNLKDALKIYPRLFSGDTKFEYPLLDISYKGFKSAKDLYTELTIDFLKNTILVEMENMLETETNPDNLIKAFYMYQSLFDKDFINANLFKIWIKTNWAKFEKYNVNQNDFLSHVDSVLNADLKDIPQNLNSIKVANDKLVKVERLERLYSLLEFISYKNEKEFYDIKKEISGINGVIENSNAFEPFNKIYTKEGMRQFLSNLSSYIDDSANIEKWLFQNKQASVLDANEDKSALRLGIARLYLQKYRSRWMTVISGITPKKFNSRKETLDELEILSKVKNPVNSLVDTLNANTILTDETFLKYIYSLGYPSTEIRKLFSNFSSDFSPYHTLNDSSKENGILNTISDDVSKIHKKILDFNYEMLQSENDKITYVMGGVKNENDPFIVLNNDSKMLPKELMNYYQQVSKLSWKQVESGASTLLNTAWQDEIYSLYANEIMPFYPFDETAAQSVSIQSFKAFFGKNGAWNQFYDRFLKKILTKGTNGYRVKSAYAKDFKFSKSFLENISVIDNIANTMLDLNDEIKINFYIKAIDLSADFSNINVSSVNDKSITYDHTLPSSLHITPKDFDTSSQIKFAAKFQNGNKIEQKTFSGEWAWHRLLRNSSYNSEQGKYSLYLNPQEKYYFGFDVTPNNAELMELLRNISSFKLPKNILN from the coding sequence GTGGTAAAGTTGTCTCTCTCGTTAATATCTAGAATTCTTAGTATTTTTAAAATAAAAGGCGTTTCTATTTTTATATCGCTTATTGCGATTAGTATTCTGTTTTGGCGGTATAGCCCAGATATTGCTTTTAGCGATGTATATATTTTTGCAAACACATCATCTAGGATAATAGCTCTTTGCATTTTTTGGCTAATTGCATTCGTTATTTTCGCCTTGCGTGCAACGATCAAATTTTTCTCTTCTATAAAAGACGATAAAAGACAGCAAATAAAAGAGATAAAAAAGATATCAAACGAATCCGTAAATAAAGCTAAAAGAAATTTTTTTATATCCGTAAAAGATGCAAAAAATACTTGGAAAAACGATATAAAATTTAAAAAAATACCGCTTGTTATGATAATAGGAAATGAAAGAGCTGGCAAAAGTGCTTTCATTAATTATTCTAATATAGAATACCCGCTTGGAGATAGCCTTGATACATACAAAAAAATACATCAAAGTACGACCAATTTTAATCTTTACATATCAAAGAGCGGAGCTCTTATAGATACCGAAGGCATTCATTTTGCTCAAGAAGTTTTATTTAATCCATCTTCAACAGACGAGCTTCCAGAGGATGACGTAGAAAAAAACAAAGACTTTCTCCTAAAAAAGAACATATGGAAAGAGTTTTTAAATTTCTTAAATAAAAATATTTTTCACTCTAAGTTAGGCGGCGCTATTTTAATAGTGGATACTCAACAGTTTTTAGAAAATCCGAAAGAGTACTCAAATGATCTAATAAGATACATGGTAAAAAGAGTAAACGACTGCGAAAATAGCTTGAAAATAAAATTTCCCATTTATGTGGTATTTAGCAAACTCGACCTAGTCGAAGGTATGGGTGATTACTTTAAGCTTTTTAAAGACGATGTCGCAAATAAAGCTTTTGGACTCAGCTTGCCAAATAGCTTTAATAAAGACGAGCTAGATAATGATTTTAAAGAGCTAAGCCGTTCGCTACTTTACAACATAATGAGTAAAAACTCGCTTTCTCACTCCCTTGAAGATAAAAAACGCTCTTATTTATTCTTAAAACAACTAGACAATCTGTTTGCGCTCGTAAGCGACTTTGCCTTAAAATTAAAAGATGAAAATTCATTGAAAAACAGTTCGCCGATCAAAGGCGTTTACTTTGTTAGCGCATTTCAAGAAAACGTACCTATAAACTATCTAGTAAATACGGTGTGCGATAGATACGGTGTGAAAAAGCCGTTAGTTAGAGCCTTTAATAACTATAGCAAGCAAAGCTATTTTGTTAAATCGCTACTAAAAGATATTGTTTTTAAAGGTCACCTGGTAAACCCTAATTTAAATACAAGCCTAAGCGCGAAAATTTTAAATTACGCATTAATAGTTTTTATTTGTACCGCCACTTACTTTGCATGCAGCCATTTTCTAGGACTAAAATCGGCAAAAGAGCTAGAGGCGCAGAATGCTATGCTTTCGGTATCCACACTACTTGACGGCCAAAGATACAAAGACTATACCCCTACTCAAAAGATAGAATTATTACGCAATCTAAAAGACGCCCTAAAAATATACCCTAGACTATTTTCGGGGGATACTAAATTTGAATATCCTCTTTTGGATATATCCTACAAAGGTTTTAAGTCCGCCAAAGACTTGTATACGGAGCTAACGATAGATTTTCTTAAAAATACCATTCTTGTCGAGATGGAAAATATGTTAGAGACCGAGACAAACCCGGACAATCTCATAAAAGCCTTTTATATGTACCAATCGTTGTTTGATAAAGATTTTATAAATGCTAATTTGTTTAAAATTTGGATCAAGACAAATTGGGCTAAATTTGAAAAATACAACGTAAATCAAAACGATTTTTTATCACACGTCGATAGCGTATTAAATGCCGATTTAAAAGATATACCTCAAAATTTAAATTCTATCAAAGTAGCCAATGACAAACTTGTAAAAGTAGAAAGATTGGAAAGGCTATATTCTCTTTTGGAATTTATATCTTATAAAAATGAAAAAGAATTTTACGATATAAAAAAAGAAATTTCCGGAATTAACGGCGTTATCGAAAACAGCAACGCCTTTGAGCCGTTTAATAAAATTTATACCAAAGAGGGCATGAGGCAGTTCTTATCAAATCTAAGCTCCTACATAGACGACTCGGCGAATATCGAAAAATGGCTATTTCAAAACAAACAAGCAAGCGTACTTGATGCAAACGAAGATAAATCGGCTCTGCGCTTAGGCATAGCTAGGCTGTATTTACAAAAATACCGTTCCAGATGGATGACCGTGATAAGCGGCATAACGCCTAAAAAATTTAACTCCAGAAAAGAGACTTTAGATGAACTAGAGATATTATCGAAAGTTAAAAATCCGGTAAATTCGCTTGTAGATACGCTAAATGCAAATACTATTCTAACCGACGAAACTTTCTTAAAATACATATACAGTCTTGGCTATCCTTCTACCGAGATTAGAAAACTATTTTCAAATTTTAGCTCTGATTTTAGCCCGTACCATACGCTAAACGATAGCTCGAAAGAAAACGGCATACTAAATACCATAAGCGACGATGTATCTAAAATCCATAAAAAAATCCTCGACTTTAACTATGAGATGTTACAAAGCGAAAATGACAAAATAACTTATGTAATGGGCGGCGTCAAAAATGAAAACGACCCGTTTATAGTTTTAAATAACGACTCAAAAATGCTACCTAAAGAGCTTATGAACTACTATCAGCAAGTATCTAAGCTGTCTTGGAAGCAGGTAGAGTCGGGAGCCTCTACTCTATTAAATACGGCATGGCAGGATGAAATTTACAGCCTTTACGCAAACGAAATAATGCCGTTTTACCCATTTGACGAGACGGCGGCACAGTCCGTTAGTATACAATCATTTAAAGCTTTTTTCGGGAAAAACGGGGCTTGGAATCAGTTTTACGATAGATTTTTAAAGAAAATTTTAACCAAAGGGACAAACGGCTACAGAGTAAAATCGGCGTATGCGAAAGATTTTAAATTTAGCAAGAGTTTCTTAGAAAACATATCCGTGATAGACAATATAGCAAATACCATGCTTGATCTAAACGACGAGATTAAAATCAACTTCTATATTAAAGCCATTGATTTATCGGCGGATTTTAGCAACATCAACGTTTCGTCGGTAAATGATAAAAGCATAACCTACGATCATACGTTGCCTTCAAGTCTTCACATAACGCCTAAAGATTTTGATACCTCCTCGCAGATCAAATTTGCGGCCAAATTTCAAAACGGTAATAAAATCGAGCAAAAAACGTTTAGCGGAGAGTGGGCATGGCATAGGCTTTTGCGAAATTCAAGCTATAACTCTGAGCAGGGTAAATATTCTCTTTATCTTAATCCGCAAGAAAAATACTACTTCGGATTTGACGTAACGCCTAATAATGCCGAACTGATGGAACTTTTAAGAAATATATCTTCATTTAAGTTGCCTAAAAATATTTTAAATTAA
- the tssF gene encoding type VI secretion system baseplate subunit TssF, giving the protein MKKNENNILYFHKEMAYLREMRELFIEKFPKVAPFLNTDSKDPDVERIIENVAILTSKIHQELDENIPLIAESLINIVSPNYTNPVPSVCIQEFSLKSDSKKNSAVIPKGSVVVSRTINDVKCKFKTAYDVFLYPLKINKTYLDNNKSDYVLKLELSITKDEISLSDIGLNRINLYLGNDVYMSSTLVMWMKTYLKKIIVFCTDSGETFSIPTSSLEVLGLDDKLLDYEDFGFEAFALLQELFFMPYKFNFISIKNLDVLKSSGSRNFTIEFVFDRSLPNGYFPRVEHFSLSSTPAINLFDMSAEPILNNNNKNGYRIFLDRAKIDAYNIVQVTKVVAHNSDTGRRVLKNYKSFERFNFFNGENIDDFYSLSDRRDGSSNLFKEISFFSDSQKEQTITVETICCNGNLPSKLKISEINDFPAQPEINTKNITVPTSMQKVNIDGNLLWRLVSILSFSYRTILEKKSFLAVLDAFSFGDSPISKILASSLQDIKTKSIYRIDGHMTKKGTLCIFYMDESKFYSIGEVYIAGLVLSKFLASFASINSFCELKVKCTQSKITIDYPLHSGNKALL; this is encoded by the coding sequence ATGAAAAAAAACGAAAACAACATATTGTATTTTCATAAAGAAATGGCCTATCTTCGTGAAATGAGAGAGCTTTTTATAGAAAAATTTCCAAAAGTAGCACCATTTTTAAATACGGACAGCAAAGATCCCGATGTCGAAAGAATCATAGAAAACGTAGCCATACTTACATCTAAAATTCATCAGGAGCTCGATGAGAATATACCGCTAATAGCCGAATCCCTAATAAATATCGTATCGCCAAACTATACCAATCCTGTACCTTCGGTATGTATTCAAGAATTTTCTTTAAAAAGCGATAGCAAAAAAAATAGCGCAGTCATACCCAAAGGCTCGGTCGTCGTTTCCAGGACAATTAATGATGTAAAATGCAAATTTAAAACAGCATATGACGTATTTTTGTATCCTTTAAAGATAAATAAAACGTATCTAGACAATAACAAAAGCGATTATGTTTTAAAATTAGAATTAAGTATCACAAAGGATGAAATAAGCCTGTCAGATATTGGTTTGAACCGCATTAATTTATATCTAGGCAACGACGTATATATGTCTTCTACGCTAGTTATGTGGATGAAAACATATCTAAAAAAAATTATCGTATTTTGTACCGATAGCGGAGAAACTTTTAGCATACCTACTTCATCGCTCGAAGTATTAGGGCTTGACGACAAACTTCTTGATTATGAAGATTTCGGTTTTGAGGCATTTGCTCTTTTGCAGGAACTATTTTTTATGCCGTATAAATTTAATTTTATATCGATAAAAAATTTGGACGTGCTAAAATCTTCCGGCTCTAGAAATTTTACGATCGAATTCGTGTTTGATAGAAGCCTTCCAAACGGCTATTTTCCAAGAGTTGAGCACTTTTCCTTATCTTCTACCCCAGCCATAAATTTATTCGATATGAGCGCGGAGCCTATATTAAATAACAACAATAAAAACGGTTATAGGATTTTTTTAGATAGAGCAAAGATCGACGCTTACAATATAGTTCAAGTCACTAAAGTAGTTGCTCATAATAGTGATACTGGTAGAAGAGTGTTAAAAAACTACAAAAGTTTTGAACGATTTAATTTTTTTAACGGCGAAAATATAGATGATTTTTACTCTTTAAGCGACAGGAGAGACGGCAGCTCAAATTTATTCAAAGAGATCTCGTTTTTTTCCGACTCTCAGAAGGAGCAAACCATAACCGTAGAAACTATATGTTGCAACGGGAATTTACCATCCAAGCTTAAGATATCAGAAATAAACGACTTTCCCGCCCAGCCGGAAATTAATACAAAAAATATTACAGTCCCCACATCTATGCAAAAAGTGAATATAGACGGAAATTTACTTTGGCGACTCGTATCCATATTGTCTTTTAGTTATCGAACCATACTAGAAAAAAAATCATTCCTAGCCGTATTAGATGCCTTTTCATTTGGCGATAGCCCGATATCTAAAATTTTGGCAAGCTCGCTACAAGACATAAAGACTAAATCCATTTATAGAATAGACGGACACATGACGAAAAAAGGCACATTATGTATATTTTATATGGACGAAAGCAAATTTTATAGCATAGGCGAAGTTTATATCGCAGGGCTGGTTTTATCTAAATTTCTAGCCAGCTTTGCTTCCATAAATTCATTTTGCGAGCTGAAAGTAAAATGCACCCAAAGTAAAATAACGATAGACTACCCGCTTCATAGCGGCAATAAAGCGCTACTGTGA
- a CDS encoding tRNA 2-selenouridine synthase, with protein sequence MKFILSILALLAIAFLVGCSAKDTSNKSELNNKYGGIYIFNKKYYEEIQQREKKRKEAIKELKGRDLGGGLYAVDTKPVDQKFPQTLSNGKKYYTDTADYSREYSKQPKVPEIYKERIRNLIGKENLDKIPGIGLGSFYSDEEGNITPITMYIQYSDKVKSYGLFGDEGRGFSLSRDRFEYYEVKNKFYMEDLEK encoded by the coding sequence GTGAAATTTATCTTAAGCATATTAGCCTTATTAGCTATAGCATTTTTAGTAGGATGTAGCGCAAAGGATACTAGCAATAAAAGCGAATTAAATAATAAATACGGAGGGATTTATATATTTAATAAGAAATATTATGAAGAAATTCAGCAGAGGGAAAAAAAAAGAAAAGAGGCAATAAAAGAATTAAAAGGTAGGGATTTGGGCGGCGGATTATATGCCGTAGATACTAAGCCCGTTGATCAAAAATTCCCCCAAACCCTCTCCAACGGTAAAAAATACTATACAGATACGGCGGATTACAGCAGAGAGTATAGCAAACAACCCAAAGTCCCTGAAATTTACAAAGAAAGAATTAGAAATTTAATAGGCAAAGAAAATTTAGATAAAATTCCCGGAATAGGATTAGGTAGTTTTTACTCAGATGAAGAAGGAAACATAACTCCGATAACAATGTATATACAATACTCAGACAAAGTAAAGAGCTATGGTCTTTTCGGAGACGAAGGAAGAGGATTTTCTTTATCTAGGGATAGATTTGAATATTATGAAGTAAAGAATAAATTTTATATGGAAGACTTAGAAAAATAG
- a CDS encoding GPW/gp25 family protein, translated as MSLSDRVLHTLNEENADNPYRQDILNDIKENISILLNSKFDDCITIQGSSLPDMSFLNIDSQELCQLMGKEIYSLIQKYENRINIVAIDYDDSLKPWQLTFDIRYTRQKDAFKEFAIKVTFRNNRYCEVL; from the coding sequence ATGTCATTAAGCGATAGGGTTTTACATACATTAAATGAAGAAAACGCAGACAATCCCTATCGCCAAGATATTTTAAACGATATAAAAGAAAATATAAGCATACTATTAAATTCCAAATTTGACGACTGTATAACCATACAAGGCTCAAGCCTACCGGATATGTCTTTTTTAAATATTGATTCGCAAGAACTCTGCCAGTTAATGGGAAAAGAAATATATAGTCTCATTCAAAAATATGAAAATAGAATTAATATAGTTGCCATAGATTACGACGATTCATTAAAGCCGTGGCAATTAACCTTTGATATAAGATATACTAGGCAAAAGGATGCCTTTAAGGAATTTGCCATAAAAGTAACTTTTCGTAACAATAGGTATTGCGAGGTTTTGTGA
- a CDS encoding thioredoxin reductase — protein sequence MKNGYKILISILVLGSVGYLAYTTIQKGIIMNNETYIVIAPNGMKIPFDKNTNLSVSELDHGADTQSIKEHSQMLLSARDILNSSPYKDYKPSYFNPNPNEYGQTEYLSFEPWYKLSFKPNSKEISPWTKKEKAYYESLKDKRDRYIYLVKRSNLKCSMLEIPDDAIARVDEKGRLTKPEYKDIYDTVERNKNTLKSNLFIGEWNICAGILGDVKAFGSGGVGGFKARKFQRAFLAAQLGEVKALKYLSDAFQYYTYNIGLNKNLSRSLEFQALYKNPPLDEYGMIPYLDEIVGSDFIMDFNRMGVAFDPEGTTHQFLRDEIEEGRLLDPRDIDANEKTREEFIKYLDNELPYFTNRFDKKGFPKEMTAKDISLYIDSTLLESKIMSLTPPEGYPNAPYYNTPEELKRMYESGKLDKRLNPLTPAMYKPSFPKDLKDKIEEYAKEHNIKD from the coding sequence ATGAAAAACGGTTATAAAATTTTAATATCGATCTTAGTTTTAGGATCTGTAGGATATTTAGCGTATACAACAATACAAAAAGGAATAATAATGAATAATGAAACTTATATAGTTATAGCACCAAACGGCATGAAAATACCGTTTGATAAAAATACAAATTTATCAGTATCAGAGTTGGATCACGGGGCAGACACCCAATCAATAAAAGAACACTCCCAAATGCTCCTCTCTGCTAGAGACATCCTAAACTCCTCCCCATATAAAGACTATAAACCAAGCTACTTTAATCCAAACCCTAACGAATACGGACAAACAGAGTATCTATCGTTTGAGCCTTGGTATAAGCTAAGCTTTAAACCTAATTCTAAAGAAATATCTCCTTGGACTAAAAAAGAAAAAGCATACTATGAAAGCTTAAAGGATAAAAGAGATAGATATATCTATCTAGTAAAAAGAAGTAATCTAAAATGCTCTATGCTTGAAATACCTGATGACGCTATAGCAAGAGTAGACGAAAAAGGAAGACTAACTAAACCGGAATACAAAGATATTTACGATACGGTGGAGAGAAATAAAAATACTTTAAAATCAAATTTGTTTATAGGGGAGTGGAATATATGCGCAGGGATATTAGGCGACGTTAAAGCCTTTGGAAGCGGAGGAGTAGGAGGATTTAAAGCAAGGAAATTTCAAAGAGCATTTTTAGCCGCTCAGTTAGGAGAAGTAAAAGCTTTAAAGTATTTATCCGATGCTTTTCAATACTACACTTACAATATAGGACTAAACAAAAACCTATCCCGTTCATTAGAATTCCAAGCCCTATATAAAAACCCTCCTTTAGACGAGTACGGTATGATACCTTATCTAGACGAGATAGTAGGGAGTGATTTTATTATGGATTTTAATAGAATGGGGGTGGCTTTTGACCCAGAAGGGACTACTCATCAATTTTTGAGAGATGAAATAGAGGAAGGTAGGTTACTTGACCCTAGAGATATAGACGCAAATGAAAAAACAAGAGAGGAATTTATAAAATATCTAGATAATGAATTACCGTATTTTACAAATAGATTCGATAAAAAAGGCTTTCCAAAAGAAATGACCGCTAAAGACATCTCCCTCTACATCGACTCCACCCTGCTAGAATCCAAAATAATGTCCCTAACTCCTCCCGAAGGTTATCCTAACGCACCGTACTATAATACCCCAGAAGAACTAAAAAGAATGTATGAATCGGGTAAACTGGATAAAAGACTAAATCCTTTAACTCCTGCTATGTATAAACCTAGCTTCCCAAAAGATCTAAAAGATAAGATAGAAGAGTATGCTAAAGAGCATAATATTAAGGATTAG
- a CDS encoding tRNA 2-selenouridine synthase, whose product MKFILSILALLAIAFLVGCSAKDTSDNNKLSNSEIAKLGKKYGGVYVFNKKYYEEIQSRERERRAYELSVLDRVKSDEEMRVELRGFDQKFPQTLSNGKKYYTDTADYGREYNKRPKIPKEYKEKIINLIGHESWNKCIPVLNPEYFYVTDSGEIAPITIGVIYKFQTTKFGFFGDEGRGFRLSDKEIRYVKDDNTFYIEDLEKR is encoded by the coding sequence GTGAAATTTATCTTAAGCATATTAGCCCTATTAGCTATAGCATTTTTAGTAGGATGTAGCGCAAAGGATACTAGCGATAACAACAAACTAAGCAATAGCGAAATAGCAAAGCTAGGTAAGAAATATGGAGGGGTATATGTGTTTAATAAGAAATATTATGAAGAGATTCAGAGCAGAGAGAGGGAGAGGCGGGCTTATGAACTGTCTGTTCTAGATAGAGTTAAAAGCGATGAAGAGATGAGGGTGGAATTGAGAGGCTTTGATCAAAAATTCCCCCAAACCCTCTCCAACGGTAAAAAATACTATACAGATACCGCGGATTACGGCAGGGAGTATAATAAACGACCTAAAATTCCAAAAGAATACAAAGAAAAAATCATAAATTTAATAGGCCATGAAAGCTGGAATAAATGTATACCGGTTTTAAATCCAGAATATTTTTACGTTACAGATAGTGGAGAAATAGCCCCTATAACCATAGGTGTTATATATAAATTTCAAACTACCAAATTTGGTTTCTTCGGAGATGAAGGGAGAGGATTTCGTTTATCAGATAAAGAGATTAGATATGTAAAAGATGATAATACTTTTTACATAGAAGATTTAGAAAAACGATAA
- a CDS encoding type VI secretion system baseplate subunit TssG, whose translation MKLTGQTSFYRLIKKALNDYDKNDIVLRNSSKLGHPNKEIEYVRPNNEEKKNFLEIMVNFMGLYGSSSQLPSYMLDKFSRSDNENWKLFFDFFNNYLLWIFFESVSMQNYPKSFKKDFSDRISTILFNILGIDDKEVARSYLPFAPLLLSLRRPKLQIQRVLEYNFNLKNKLFILENIPHQVVIEPKQRSHLGKLNNRLSKNFILGKKALDYQSKMAIYIKGINYDEAIKYFPKGQKYDKLKEGVIFLTNNEFAVDLYINIKYSPKMNLKLGDDSHSKLGYGSIIGKNKKYSYLMFFRLYS comes from the coding sequence GTGAAATTAACCGGGCAAACTTCTTTTTATAGACTTATCAAAAAAGCCTTAAACGACTACGACAAAAACGATATCGTTTTAAGAAATAGCTCAAAACTAGGCCATCCCAATAAAGAAATAGAATATGTTAGGCCAAACAATGAAGAAAAGAAAAATTTTCTAGAAATAATGGTAAATTTTATGGGGCTATATGGCAGCTCTTCACAGCTACCAAGCTATATGCTAGATAAATTTTCAAGAAGCGATAACGAAAATTGGAAATTATTTTTTGACTTTTTTAATAATTATTTGCTATGGATATTTTTTGAGAGCGTATCCATGCAAAATTATCCCAAATCTTTTAAGAAAGATTTTAGCGATAGAATTTCAACTATATTATTTAATATTTTAGGCATAGACGACAAAGAGGTGGCCAGGTCTTATCTACCGTTTGCGCCGCTACTACTAAGCTTAAGGAGACCGAAACTACAAATACAAAGGGTATTAGAATATAACTTTAATCTTAAAAATAAACTTTTCATATTGGAAAATATCCCTCATCAGGTAGTTATAGAGCCAAAGCAACGAAGCCATCTAGGTAAACTAAACAACCGCTTAAGTAAAAATTTTATACTGGGCAAGAAAGCGCTGGACTATCAAAGTAAAATGGCTATTTATATAAAGGGCATAAATTACGACGAAGCAATTAAATATTTTCCAAAGGGGCAAAAATACGACAAACTCAAAGAAGGCGTGATTTTTCTTACAAATAACGAATTTGCCGTGGATTTATATATAAACATAAAATATTCCCCTAAAATGAATCTTAAGCTAGGGGACGACTCTCATAGCAAACTAGGCTACGGCTCCATAATAGGAAAAAACAAAAAATACTCTTATCTGATGTTTTTTAGGTTATACTCCTGA
- a CDS encoding thioredoxin reductase, with protein sequence MKNGYKILISILVLGSVGYLAYTTIQKGIIMNNETYIVIAPDGQELKFDKNTNLLIPNNKAYKSIRTRQDYLEIQSKYLLDARDILNSSPYKDYKPSYFNPNPNEYGQTEYLSFEPWYKLSFKPNSKEISPWTKKEKAYYESLKDKRDRYIYLVKRSNLKCSMLEIPDDAIGRVDEKGRLTKPEYKDIYDTVERNVNTLKSDLFIGEWGICSGILGNPLAFGNGSLGGFKAREFQALFLAAQLGEVKALRVLSDCFKYYTYAVGLNKNLSRSLEFQALYKNPPLDEYGMIPYLDEIVGSDFIMDFNRGGVILDPIADTMNHLRMQVEEGKLLDPRDIDANEATREEFMKYAKETLFDFQAPYDVAEPDVQEYKQLILNRDSGILESKIMSLTPPEGYPNAPYYNTPEELKRMYESGKLDKRLNPLTPAMYKPSFPKDLKDKIEEYAKEHNIKD encoded by the coding sequence ATGAAAAACGGTTATAAAATTTTAATATCGATCTTAGTTTTAGGATCTGTAGGATATTTAGCGTATACAACAATACAAAAAGGAATAATAATGAATAATGAAACATATATAGTTATAGCGCCCGATGGACAAGAGTTGAAATTTGATAAAAATACAAATTTGCTTATCCCTAATAATAAAGCCTACAAGTCTATTAGAACAAGGCAAGACTATTTAGAAATCCAGTCAAAATACTTACTAGACGCTAGAGACATCCTAAACTCCTCCCCATATAAAGACTATAAACCAAGCTACTTTAATCCAAACCCTAACGAATACGGACAAACAGAGTATCTATCGTTTGAGCCTTGGTATAAGCTAAGCTTTAAACCTAATTCTAAAGAAATATCTCCTTGGACTAAAAAAGAAAAAGCATACTATGAAAGCTTAAAAGATAAAAGAGATAGATATATCTATCTAGTAAAAAGAAGTAATCTAAAATGCTCTATGCTTGAAATACCTGATGACGCTATAGGAAGAGTAGACGAAAAAGGAAGACTAACTAAACCGGAATACAAAGATATTTACGATACGGTGGAGAGAAACGTTAATACCCTTAAATCGGATTTATTCATAGGGGAGTGGGGTATATGTTCCGGAATACTAGGTAATCCCCTGGCATTTGGAAACGGAAGTTTAGGGGGATTTAAAGCAAGAGAATTCCAGGCTTTATTCTTAGCTGCTCAGTTAGGAGAAGTAAAAGCCTTAAGGGTATTATCTGATTGTTTTAAATACTATACGTATGCGGTAGGACTAAACAAAAACCTATCCCGTTCATTAGAATTCCAAGCCCTATATAAAAACCCTCCTTTAGACGAGTACGGTATGATACCTTATCTAGACGAGATAGTAGGGAGTGATTTTATTATGGATTTTAATAGGGGAGGGGTAATCTTGGATCCTATAGCTGACACCATGAATCATCTAAGAATGCAGGTTGAAGAAGGCAAACTGCTTGATCCAAGAGATATAGATGCAAATGAAGCGACTAGGGAAGAGTTTATGAAATATGCCAAAGAAACTCTGTTTGATTTTCAAGCCCCTTATGATGTGGCTGAGCCTGATGTGCAAGAATACAAACAGCTTATTCTAAATAGAGACAGCGGGATTCTCGAATCTAAAATAATGTCCCTAACTCCTCCCGAAGGTTATCCTAACGCACCGTATTATAATACCCCAGAAGAACTAAAAAGAATGTATGAATCGGGTAAACTGGATAAAAGACTAAATCCTTTAACTCCTGCTATGTATAAACCTAGCTTCCCAAAAGATCTAAAAGATAAGATAGAAGAGTATGCTAAAGAGCATAATATTAAGGATTAG